The Humulus lupulus chromosome 3, drHumLupu1.1, whole genome shotgun sequence genome window below encodes:
- the LOC133824993 gene encoding LOW QUALITY PROTEIN: SNF1-related protein kinase regulatory subunit gamma-1-like (The sequence of the model RefSeq protein was modified relative to this genomic sequence to represent the inferred CDS: inserted 2 bases in 2 codons; substituted 3 bases at 3 genomic stop codons) has product MTEIEENKKISKILSYDVYFEKIQSRKKLPRVLQETLIDAFARIPVSSFPIVTRGKVIEILANTSVADIVKILYECNILSASVKNSQASASLDWRDGYLGIIDYSALILWVLEGAELVAVALSASAATTAEVGAGAVDAHGAVALCVPGPAAVAGLTAAAVGVAVIGGVTADKGADKDAPTTVDNLGDDFYKILLQDEPYKSTTVKSILKSYHWAPLIXIAQDSYMLSFLLLLSXYRLRIVSVIEPGQPEIKNYITQSVVVQGLEGCKGRDWFDCIATLPISDMGLPFMSIDEVITIQSNELILEAFKQMKDNLIGGLQVVPKKIVGNLSIRDIXYLLLKPNLFSNFRYETQNLAELKRFLFEKNINEELMKFLKIVAKCLHLWLKNKEDTHCWGFMNTIIFATEETGRLVPAINXDSTLCSVIHXLTSKLVHRIYVVTGDDENVGVVTLRDVISCFTHEPPNHFDNYFGFEMKEMLNQ; this is encoded by the exons ATGACTGAAATAGAAGAGAACAagaaaatttctaaaattttaaGCTATGATGTCTATTTTGAGAAAATTCAATCCAGGAAAAAGTTACCTAGAGTACTGCAGGAGACTTTAATAGATGCATTCGCAAGGATTCCAGTTTCTTCATTCCCAATAGTCACTAGAGGAAAAG tCATTGAGATTCTAGCAAACACATCAGTTGCTGATATAGTAAAGATACTTTATGAATGCAACATCTTATCAGCTTCTGTCAAAAACTCACAAGCAAGTGCTAGTTTAGATTGGAGAGATGGATACCTAGGTATCATTGATTACTCTGCCCTAATTTTGTGGGTTTTGGAAGGTGCAGAACTTGTTGCAGTAGCCTTATCAGCTAGCGCCGCGACAACAGCCGAGGTTGGTGCAGGTGCGGTTGATGCTCATGGAGCCGTAGCATTGTGTGTGCCAGGTCCCGCTGCAGTGGCAGGACTAACTGCTGCCGCAGTTGGTGTTGCCGTCATTGGTGGCGTCACAGCAGATAAAGGGGCAGACAAGGATGCTCCAACTACTGTTGATAACTTGGGAGATGATTTCTATAAAATCTTGCTGCAAGATGAACCCTACAAGTCAACCACT GTCAAATCTATACTTAAATCCTACCATTGGGCACCACTCA CTATAGCACAAGATAGTTATATGTTGAGTTTCCTACTTCTACTATCATAGTATAGGTTGAGGATTGTCTCCGTCATTGAACCAGGCCAACCCGAGATTAAGAACTATATTACTCAGTCCGTCGTTGTTCAAGGTCTTGAAGGATGCAAAGGAAGGGACTGGTTTGATTGCATTGCTACCCTGCCTATCTCTGATATGGGACTTCCATTCATGTCTATTGATGAG GTTATTACCATCCAAAGCAATGAACTGATTCTggaagctttcaaacaaatgaaggACAATCTAATTGGTGGCCTCCAAGTTGTGCCAAAGAAGATAGTTGGGAATTTGAGCATAAGAGACATCTGATACTTGCTGCTGAAACCTAATCTCTTCTCCAACTTTAGGTATGAAACGCAAAACTTGGCTGAGCTCAAACGATTTCTCTT TGAGAAAAATATTAATGAAGAACTAATGAAGTTTTTGAAAATAGTAGCTAAATGCCTTCACTTGTGGCTGAAGAATAAAGAAG ACACTCACTGTTGGGGATTCATGAATACCATAATCTTTGCCACCGAAGAAACTGGAAGATTAGTGCCAGCTATTA TTGATTCGACTCTTTGTTCTGTAATCCATTAACTTACTTCCAAATTGGTTCATAGAATATATGTGGTAACTGGTGATGACGAGAATGTTGGCGTTGTTACACTCAGGGATGTAATTTCTTGCTTTACTCATGAACCCCCCAACCATTTTGATAACTACTTTGGATTCGAGATGAAAGAGATGTTGAACCAGTAA